A single region of the Biomaibacter acetigenes genome encodes:
- the murI gene encoding glutamate racemase — MEMNNKPIGVFDSGIGGLTVAREIMEQLPQESIVYFGDTARVPYGSKSRETVTRFAFEGLNFLLSQDVKMVVVACNTVSATCLEELKKYSPVPVLGVIEPGARAAASGTYTGTVGVIGTERTIKSQAYVKAIHDINRDINIYSKACPLFVPLVEEGWLDNEAAFYTARTYLTPLKKEGIDTLVLACTHYPLLKPTLQAVMGENVRLVDSAYETAKEVSRMLKVMKLERYEAAPSVYRYFVSDDPTKFIEVGERFLQRPIDPINVIDPEVPCQGLKSKGRKSE; from the coding sequence ATGGAAATGAACAACAAGCCCATTGGGGTCTTTGATTCGGGTATTGGAGGGCTTACGGTGGCCAGGGAGATTATGGAACAACTCCCGCAGGAGAGCATCGTGTATTTCGGGGATACAGCCCGGGTGCCCTATGGGTCCAAATCCAGGGAAACCGTGACGCGGTTTGCTTTTGAAGGATTGAATTTTCTACTGAGCCAGGATGTAAAGATGGTGGTGGTGGCGTGCAATACCGTGAGCGCCACCTGCCTTGAAGAGCTCAAGAAATATTCTCCAGTGCCGGTGCTGGGGGTCATCGAGCCCGGGGCCAGGGCCGCCGCCAGCGGGACCTACACCGGCACGGTAGGGGTTATAGGCACCGAACGCACCATCAAAAGCCAGGCTTATGTAAAGGCCATCCATGATATAAACCGGGATATAAACATATATTCAAAAGCCTGTCCCCTGTTCGTGCCGCTGGTGGAGGAAGGATGGCTGGACAATGAGGCAGCCTTTTACACAGCCAGGACATATCTTACGCCACTTAAAAAAGAGGGTATTGATACCCTCGTGCTGGCATGCACCCACTATCCGCTCCTCAAACCCACCCTGCAGGCCGTAATGGGTGAAAATGTCCGTCTGGTAGATTCCGCTTATGAAACTGCCAAAGAGGTAAGCCGGATGTTAAAAGTTATGAAACTTGAGCGTTATGAAGCTGCCCCGTCAGTATACCGCTATTTTGTAAGTGACGATCCTACCAAGTTCATAGAGGTGGGGGAAAGATTCCTGCAGCGCCCCATAGACCCCATAAACGTCATCGATCCTGAAGTGCCGTGTCAGGGCTTAAAATCTAAAGGCCGGAAATCAGAGTAG
- a CDS encoding PQQ-binding-like beta-propeller repeat protein has product MRLPVVALGGRELKKQKPLLVGTDVRNLQQLLKRLGFFKTRIDGVFGDDTRHAVIQFQKVLGAKPSGIVDNALFNILHELEQGGAGKWLTIQKDFCHTGYSPVPVPFNLKVAGAKRIPGIIGFNSYTDILIAVARNGVWALDLKNFGILWQNRDLSPTAEASVMGSHIVVPSGNLVILDLYSGKIMKTVDAENITGSAVAGEGVIVAADGGSMQAFDERGNKLWQYKTGGVLCSPPALAYDLIYFASSDHYFYCLDRKGIPYWKTKTVDVISNPPSVWDGKVFAISRDAWFYAVNPLTGDIIWKKKFSDEEFIAPAFHRDFMLAVDARGTLLALSPQRAEIKWIKEFKVPPTTSPLLCPKTAFIGTENGLAALDLLTGKYTFHLEGKKITALIQTRFDIVAATEDEIAVLSPDF; this is encoded by the coding sequence ATGAGACTGCCGGTTGTCGCTCTGGGCGGGCGTGAACTGAAAAAACAAAAACCTTTACTTGTGGGCACAGATGTGAGAAATCTCCAGCAGCTTCTGAAACGTCTGGGATTTTTCAAGACCAGGATAGATGGGGTTTTTGGAGATGATACCCGGCATGCGGTAATACAGTTTCAAAAAGTCCTGGGCGCAAAACCCAGCGGCATCGTGGATAATGCATTATTTAACATTTTACACGAATTGGAACAAGGCGGAGCAGGTAAGTGGCTTACCATCCAGAAAGATTTCTGTCACACCGGTTATTCTCCGGTGCCGGTGCCGTTCAATTTAAAAGTTGCCGGTGCCAAAAGAATCCCAGGGATAATCGGTTTCAACAGTTACACCGATATCCTCATAGCCGTGGCCCGGAACGGAGTATGGGCACTGGATCTAAAAAACTTCGGCATCCTCTGGCAAAATCGAGATCTTTCACCCACTGCAGAGGCTTCCGTGATGGGGTCCCACATAGTCGTGCCCTCGGGGAATCTCGTCATCCTTGACCTTTATTCCGGAAAAATCATGAAAACGGTAGATGCAGAGAATATAACAGGCTCTGCGGTGGCCGGGGAAGGCGTGATCGTTGCCGCCGATGGGGGTTCCATGCAAGCCTTTGACGAAAGGGGAAATAAGCTGTGGCAGTATAAGACCGGAGGGGTACTCTGTTCTCCTCCGGCCCTGGCCTATGATCTTATATATTTTGCCTCCTCGGACCATTATTTTTACTGTCTTGACAGGAAGGGCATCCCTTACTGGAAGACAAAGACCGTAGACGTCATATCCAACCCGCCTTCAGTGTGGGATGGCAAAGTTTTTGCCATTTCCCGGGACGCATGGTTTTACGCCGTAAATCCCCTGACCGGGGACATAATATGGAAAAAGAAGTTTTCCGATGAAGAATTCATAGCGCCGGCCTTTCACCGGGATTTCATGCTGGCGGTGGACGCGAGAGGCACTCTTCTGGCTTTAAGCCCCCAGAGGGCGGAGATAAAATGGATTAAAGAATTCAAGGTACCGCCAACCACTTCTCCGCTGCTCTGTCCCAAAACCGCATTTATCGGTACAGAAAATGGCCTGGCAGCTCTGGACCTCTTGACGGGCAAGTACACATTTCATCTGGAAGGCAAGAAAATAACAGCCCTGATACAGACCCGCTTTGACATAGTTGCAGCCACCGAAGATGAGATAGCTGTGCTCTCTCCGGATTTTTAA
- a CDS encoding demethoxyubiquinone hydroxylase family protein, whose amino-acid sequence MDEKQVVQTLSWFYSLELGQVDLYNAQSHQVEDIYLKKALQRIAVIEQQHVDNMAAEIKKRGYNPSPVGDILGPFIARITGSVVGYAGPIAILRTDIAVEEKAMRDYKDFILKSGHDEHLFDLLWSNLLDEDFHTAWFANKLRELEKNQGKLHPGFVRH is encoded by the coding sequence TTGGATGAAAAGCAGGTTGTACAAACTCTTAGCTGGTTTTATAGTCTTGAACTGGGACAGGTGGATTTATACAATGCTCAAAGCCATCAGGTGGAGGATATTTACCTTAAAAAGGCTTTACAGAGGATAGCTGTCATAGAGCAGCAGCATGTGGACAATATGGCGGCGGAGATCAAAAAGAGGGGATACAATCCTTCGCCGGTAGGTGATATCCTCGGTCCCTTCATCGCCAGGATCACGGGTTCCGTGGTGGGCTATGCCGGCCCCATCGCCATCCTCAGAACCGACATTGCCGTGGAGGAAAAGGCCATGCGGGACTATAAGGATTTCATACTGAAGTCGGGGCATGATGAACACCTTTTCGACCTGCTGTGGAGCAACCTCCTGGACGAGGATTTTCACACTGCCTGGTTTGCCAATAAACTCAGGGAATTAGAGAAAAACCAGGGCAAACTGCACCCTGGTTTTGTGCGCCATTAA
- a CDS encoding small, acid-soluble spore protein, alpha/beta type — MSRRNRGVMSENLKYELARELGVADTVAKEGWGSVSSRNCGNLVRLAIERAEKAMAEDYARNNGGTLK, encoded by the coding sequence ATGTCCCGTCGAAACCGGGGTGTCATGTCCGAGAACCTCAAGTACGAACTTGCAAGGGAACTGGGAGTGGCAGACACGGTGGCGAAAGAGGGATGGGGTAGTGTGTCTTCCAGAAACTGCGGTAATCTGGTAAGGCTTGCCATTGAAAGGGCCGAAAAGGCCATGGCTGAAGATTATGCCAGAAACAATGGTGGTACCCTAAAGTAG
- a CDS encoding DUF1858 domain-containing protein: MVITKNTLMKDIVEFYPEAYEILARFGIKCLACDGMLNNTLEECAAFHKLDLEKLIKELKQLELPKTDKS; this comes from the coding sequence ATGGTCATCACAAAAAACACCTTGATGAAGGACATAGTGGAATTTTATCCGGAAGCCTATGAGATCCTGGCAAGATTCGGAATCAAATGCCTGGCATGTGATGGAATGCTCAACAACACTCTGGAAGAGTGCGCGGCTTTCCACAAACTGGATTTAGAAAAACTTATAAAGGAATTAAAACAACTGGAATTACCTAAAACCGATAAGTCATAA
- a CDS encoding aminotransferase class I/II-fold pyridoxal phosphate-dependent enzyme — protein MKIEEQQETPLFAALKKYVEDGIISFHVPGHKGGRGIPEFREFVGNNILAIDVTAGILDLDTICNPLGVIRQAEELAARAFGADHAHFLVNGTTSGIQAMILAVAGPGDEIILPRNAHRSAVGGLILSGARPVYIKPVIDDYMGIAMGITPESVRKALVEHPNARAVFVINPTYYGVASNLKEIVEIAHSFGKPVIVDEAHGAHFGFHPDLPLSAMEAGADMSAASVHKLIGSMTQSSILLVKSDLVDDRRVKAAMNLTQTTSPSYPLMASLDVARKQMALHGREMLDKTIELCERARRELNGIDGIYVMGGDKEGTDGCFRYDRTKLAINVRELGLSGFETEKILKYGYHIQVELSDLYNVLAVGAIGDNEDSINALVSAVREIAQNYSRKNVIKITADLPESQRLVVSPRFAFYSEKRELKLEDAEGEISAEMLMAYPPGIPIICPGERITKEVIDYARALKSEGCHLQGTEDPEAEVIKVLADRTAGEYLRASGMVPGTHLFTY, from the coding sequence ATGAAAATCGAAGAGCAGCAGGAAACCCCACTTTTTGCCGCCTTGAAAAAGTACGTGGAAGACGGGATCATTTCCTTCCATGTGCCCGGTCACAAAGGCGGCAGAGGTATACCGGAATTTCGTGAATTTGTCGGAAACAATATCCTGGCCATCGATGTCACCGCAGGAATCCTGGACCTGGATACCATCTGCAATCCCCTGGGGGTAATCCGTCAGGCTGAAGAACTGGCGGCCCGGGCCTTTGGAGCAGACCATGCCCATTTCCTGGTCAACGGTACCACTTCAGGCATCCAGGCCATGATACTGGCCGTCGCAGGTCCCGGTGATGAGATTATCCTTCCAAGGAATGCCCACCGTTCGGCCGTGGGTGGGCTCATATTGAGCGGTGCAAGGCCGGTTTATATAAAACCCGTTATAGATGACTATATGGGCATAGCCATGGGTATAACCCCCGAAAGCGTGAGAAAAGCTCTGGTGGAACATCCCAACGCCAGGGCGGTATTTGTAATAAACCCCACCTACTATGGGGTGGCATCGAACCTCAAAGAGATCGTAGAAATAGCGCACTCCTTTGGAAAGCCAGTAATAGTGGACGAGGCCCACGGGGCTCATTTCGGATTCCATCCTGATTTGCCACTGTCAGCCATGGAAGCCGGTGCCGACATGAGCGCCGCCAGTGTCCACAAGCTCATCGGTTCCATGACTCAGAGTTCAATTTTGCTTGTAAAAAGTGATCTGGTGGATGACAGGAGAGTTAAAGCTGCCATGAACCTCACCCAGACCACCAGCCCTTCATATCCATTGATGGCGTCACTGGATGTAGCCCGCAAGCAAATGGCACTGCATGGCAGAGAAATGCTGGATAAAACCATCGAGCTTTGCGAAAGGGCCAGAAGAGAATTGAACGGCATAGACGGCATCTATGTAATGGGCGGCGATAAAGAGGGCACCGATGGATGCTTTAGATACGACCGCACTAAACTTGCCATAAATGTCCGGGAACTGGGGCTTTCCGGATTTGAAACGGAAAAAATTTTAAAATACGGATACCACATCCAGGTGGAACTTTCGGACCTTTACAATGTACTGGCAGTAGGAGCCATAGGTGACAATGAAGACAGCATAAACGCCCTGGTATCCGCCGTAAGGGAAATTGCCCAAAACTACAGCCGCAAAAATGTTATAAAAATAACCGCCGACCTGCCCGAATCCCAGCGGCTTGTGGTTTCTCCCCGGTTTGCTTTTTACAGCGAGAAACGGGAATTGAAGCTGGAGGATGCAGAGGGTGAAATAAGCGCCGAGATGTTAATGGCATATCCCCCCGGCATACCCATTATATGTCCGGGAGAGCGCATCACAAAAGAAGTGATAGACTATGCAAGGGCTTTAAAATCCGAAGGTTGCCACCTCCAGGGCACCGAGGACCCCGAGGCCGAAGTAATAAAGGTCCTGGCAGACAGAACCGCAGGAGAATACCTGCGAGCTTCAGGTATGGTGCCAGGCACTCACTTATTCACTTATTGA